One genomic segment of Brassica napus cultivar Da-Ae chromosome A3, Da-Ae, whole genome shotgun sequence includes these proteins:
- the LOC125607205 gene encoding uncharacterized protein LOC125607205, which produces MSDKYKLPRTTLRRRSLSAELSGESSTDDEANKVERKVPYKALLIRPRPFEPFDEDDSTDSDATDSDATDSDVTSPEGLKASPKKSNDAINEPSNKKRRLHRKKMYTPRKFISPEAEVNQTDANPCNSGRSEKALSDQRVTPEKP; this is translated from the coding sequence atgagtgATAAATATAAGCTTCCAAGGACAACACTTCGCAGAAGATCTCTGTCAGCTGAGCTATCTGGAGAGAGTTCAACAGATGATGAAGCAAACAAAGTTGAGAGAAAAGTCCCCTACAAAGCTCTTCTCATAAGACCTCGGCCATTTGAACCATTTGATGAGGATGATTCAACGGACAGTGATGCAACGGATAGTGATGCAACGGACAGTGATGTAACAAGTCCAGAGGGGTTGAAAGCGAGTCCAAAGAAGAGCAATGATGCAATAAACGAGCCGTCGAACAAGAAGAGAAGACTGCATAGGAAGAAGATGTATACCCCTCGAAAATTTATTTCCCCAGAGGCAGAAGTTAACCAGACTGATGCAAATCCGTGCAACAGTGGGAGATCAGAGAAGGCCCTTTCTGATCAACGTGTCACCCCAGAAAAACCATAA
- the LOC106442645 gene encoding germ cell nuclear acidic protein-like, whose product MRGKYMPPRKTVRRRSPSPEPSGESSTDDETNEVERKVPFNVALMRPRPFNPFDEDDSTDSEATDTEATDSEATDNEATDSEALDSEATESEATDSEATDNEENEVARESPKAPRMRVRAREPSDEDDSTDSDATSQEELKVSPKKNNDAVNEPPNKKRRLHRRKMYTPRRFISPEAEVNQTDAKPCNSGGSKESHSD is encoded by the coding sequence atgaggggTAAATATATGCCTCCAAGGAAAACAGTTCGCAGAAGATCTCCGTCACCTGAACCATCTGGAGAGAGTTCAACAGATGATGAAACAAACGAAGTTGAGAGAAAAGTCCCCTTCAATGTTGCTCTCATGAGACCTCGGCCATTTAACCCATTTGATGAGGATGATTCAACGGACAGTGAAGCAACGGACACCGAAGCAACAGACAGTGAAGCAACGGACAATGAAGCAACGGACAGTGAAGCACTGGACAGTGAAGCAACGGAGAGTGAAGCAACGGACAGTGAAGCAACGGACAACGAAGAGAACGAAGTTGCGAGAGAATCTCCCAAAGCTCCTCGCATGAGAGTTAGGGCACGAGAACCATCTGATGAGGATGATTCAACGGACAGTGATGCAACAAGTCAAGAGGAGTTAAAAGTGAGTCCAAAGAAGAACAATGATGCAGTAAACGAGCCGCCGAACAAGAAGAGAAGACTGCATAGGAGGAAGATGTATACCCCTCGAAGATTTATTTCCCCAGAGGCAGAAGTTAACCAGACTGATGCAAAGCCGTGCAACAGTGGGGGATCAAAGGAGAGCCATTCTGATTAA
- the LOC106440502 gene encoding cysteine-rich receptor-like protein kinase 5 — MSGYGFLFLFTFLTNLRPSVQQHRPTYVGYVCQPEKTYLKNSTYSSNLETLLSSLSSSYNQSFSYGFQRLKEGQNPDMVFGLFLCRPDVSFEICRDCISLSVKDTLNHCPNEKEALIYYDECMLLYTDRNILLDPVTKIGELMVVNQQNVTANQPVRFSKVVHSLINEAAEEATASPRKFAFKKENYASAQTVYVLIQCMPDLTAVMCSNCLQQTIENVPLDKIGARLLSPNCTLRYDIYPFYNETYQEVASNDMHGKEENSMQVIIIAIVVPLGVYVLLFIVICSFYVTTRLKNTYETATADDGGDDITTAGSFQFDFKAVEAATDNFSERNKLGQGGFGEVYKGTFPNRLQVAVKRLSKTSVQGEKEFKNEVIVVAKLQHRNLVKLLGFCFEREEKILIYEYVPNKSLDYFLFDSTMKMQLDWTRRHNIIRGIARGVLYLHQDSRLTIIHRDLKASNILLDDSLNPKIADFGMARIFGIDQTEASTRRVVGTYGYMSPEYAMYGQFSMKSDVYSFGILVLEIISGKKNSSLYNMDDHAGNLVTYTWRLWRNGSPLEVVDPSFQENCQENETRRCIHIALLCVQEEVEDRPTMSEIVQMLTTSSIALPIPQPPGFFLRMKHEEVREAGPAVDSSALCSVDDASITRLTPR, encoded by the exons ATGTCTGGTTATGGTTTCCTCTTCCTTTTCACTTTCCTTACAAACCTGAGACCTTCTGTACAGCAACACAGACCGACTTACGTCGGTTATGTTTGTCAGCCAGAGAAAACTTACCTCAAAAACAGCACATACTCCTCAAACCTCGAAACCCTTTTGTCCTCTCTTTCTTCTAGTTACAATCAATCTTTCTCCTATGGATTCCAAAGACTTAAAGAGGGACAAAACCCTGACATGGTATTCGGACTTTTCCTCTGTCGCCCAGATGTATCGTTCGAAATCTGCCGTGACTGCATCAGCCTCTCCGTCAAGGACACTCTAAATCATTGTCCAAATGAAAAGGAGGCTTTGATTTATTACGACGAATGCATGCTTTTATACACTGACCGGAATATCCTCTTGGATCCTGTAACAAAAATTGGAGAGCTGATGGTAGTAAACCAACAGAATGTTACGGCAAACCAACCTGTTCGATTCAGTAAGGTGGTCCATTCTTTGATAAACGAAGCTGCAGAGGAGGCTACTGCTAGTCCAAGAAAGTTTGCGTTTAAGAAGGAGAACTACGCATCAGCTCAAACGGTTTATGTATTAATTCAGTGCATGCCTGATCTGACAGCAGTGATGTGCTCAAACTGTCTGCAACAAACCATCGAGAACGTGCCTCTTGACAAAATCGGAGCAAGACTTCTTTCTCCGAATTGTACCTTAAGGTACGATATTTACCCTTTCTACAATGAAACCTATCAAGAAGTTGCCTCTAACGATATGCATG GAAAAGAAGAGAACTCCATGCAAGTTATAATTATAGCAATTGTTGTGCCGCTAGGTGTCTATGTTCTTCTTTTTATAGTCATTTGTAGCTTCTATGTAACAACGAGACTGAAGAATACTTATGAGACAGCAACTGCAGATGATG GTGGGGATGATATTACAACCGCTGGCTCATTTCAGTTTGATTTTAAAGCTGTTGAAGCAGCAACCGATAACTTTTCTGAAAGAAACAAACTCGGTCAAGGTGGATTTGGAGAAGTGTACAAG GGAACATTTCCTAATAGATTACAAGTTGCGGTGAAGAGACTATCGAAAACATCAGTACAAGGCGAAAAAGAGTTCAAGAATGAGGTAATTGTTGTGGCGAAGCTTCAGCACCGAAATCTTGTCAAGCTTCTCGGATTTTGttttgaaagagaagagaaaataCTCATCTATGAGTATGTGCCTAACAAAAGTCTTGATTACTTCCTCTTTG ACTCTACAATGAAAATGCAGCTGGATTGGACAAGAAGGCACAATATCATTAGAGGAATTGCTAGAGGGGTTCTATATCTTCATCAAGATTCACGACTCACAATCATCCATCGTGATCTCAAAGCTAGTAACATCCTCTTGGATGATTCCCTGAACCCGAAAATTGCAGATTTTGGAATGGCGAGGATTTTTGGAATAGACCAAACAGAAGCCAGTACGAGAAGAGTAGTGGGAACCTA TGGCTATATGTCTCCGGAGTATGCAATGTACGGCCAATTCTCCATGAAGTCAGATGTTTATAGCTTCGGTATTTTAGTCCTTGAGATTATAAGCGGCAAAAAGAATAGCAGTCTCTATAATATGGATGATCATGCTGGAAATTTGGTTACATAT ACTTGGAGACTATGGAGAAATGGGTCACCATTAGAGGTTGTGGATCCATCCTTTCAAGAGAACTGTCAAGAAAACGAAACTAGAAGATGCATCCATATAGCTTTACTGTGTGttcaagaagaagttgaagatcGTCCAACTATGTCAGAAATAGTCCAGATGCTTACTACTAGCTCAATTGCTCTTCCCATTCCTCAACCCCCTGGATTTTTCTTACGCATGAAACATGAGGAAGTAAGGGAAGCAGGTCCAGCAGTGGATTCTTCTGCTCTATGTTCTGTCGATGATGCTTCCATTACTCGTTTAACTCCTCGCTGA
- the LOC125590024 gene encoding putative cysteine-rich receptor-like protein kinase 9 — translation MSSRASFIFLFLFLYSFLTSFRATAEIPIFVHHYCRNTTRYTANSTYFTNLKTLRSSLSSTNASYSTGFQNATAGQARDMVTGLFLCRGDVSLEVCRDCVSYSVKDIVTRCPNQREATIYYDECMLRYSDWNIFSNVTFTGEFLMYNDYKILSEDQVRFENLVLTTMIEVASAAANSSRRFCTRETTWKDNLDLYVLVQCTPDLTSEDCVRCLDQSIYKSRFGSVGERLLLPSCNSRYELYKFYNKTDVNTTPLPPPPLEASTHPVSSAPRPRVTHPVSSAPRSS, via the coding sequence ATGTCTTCTCGTGCCTCTTTCATATTCCTCTTCCTTTTCCTTTACTCCTTCCTCACTAGCTTCCGAGCTACTGCTGAAATTCCCATCTTTGTACACCATTATTGTCGAAATACGACAAGGTATACAGCGAACAGCACTTACTTCACCAATCTCAAAACACTTCGGTCCTCTCTCTCTTCCACCAACGCCTCATACTCCACCGGATTCCAAAACGCTACGGCCGGACAAGCTCGGGATATGGTCACCGGACTTTTCCTCTGCCGGGGAGACGTCTCGCTGGAGGTTTGTCGTGACTGCGTCTCCTACTCAGTCAAAGATATCGTAACTAGGTGTCCGAATCAGAGAGAGGCCACTATCTATTACGACGAGTGTATGCTCAGATATTCTGACTGGAATATTTTCTCGAACGTCACATTCACCGGCGAATTTTTAATGTATAACGATTACAAAATTCTATCTGAGGACCAAGTCCGGTTCGAAAACTTGGTGTTGACCACAATGATCGAAGTTGCCTCTGCAGCAGCCAACAGCTCTCGACGTTTCTGTACGAGAGAGACCACGTGGAAAGATAACCTCGATTTGTACGTCCTGGTTCAGTGCACTCCTGATTTGACGAGTGAAGATTGTGTGCGCTGTTTGGATCAATCCATCTACAAATCGCGTTTTGGAAGTGTTGGAGAGAGACTTCTTTTACCTAGCTGTAACTCAAGGTACGAACTTTACAAGTTCTACAACAAAACCGACGTTAATACAACACCGCTGCCTCCACCGCCCCTAGAGGCGTCTACTCATCCGGTGTCATCTGCTCCACGGCCTAGAGTTACTCATCCGGTGTCATCTGCTCCACGATCTAGTTAA